One window of Bacillota bacterium genomic DNA carries:
- the hrcA gene encoding heat-inducible transcription repressor HrcA: MLRRWAPVLDERKRRVLRALTDDYIETAEPVGSRHLVRKFQLGVSPATVRNEMADLEEAGYLHQPHTSSGRIPSDKGYRYYVDELMDRWEPGESERAEVMRRVRAARRAVEEVIHEAARLLAETTNYASLVAAPRMAASLFRHIELVPLDPNHVLAVVVSDPGFVQHRIVELNRPVEPEACSRMADALNRVLFGVRIGDIGRDMLGVIKESVNAPALYDAVADLLTDHLAQEAPERVYLEGTLNILNQPEFRNIERARSLLALLETRDALEQVLSVGARSGGTTVIIGHENPVAEMHDCSVVVSAYTLGGEVVGAIGVLGPTRMEYSKAVGMVQYVAEHLSETLWAMVRRA, translated from the coding sequence GTGCTAAGGAGGTGGGCTCCTGTGCTGGACGAGCGCAAGCGACGAGTGTTGCGGGCGTTGACCGACGATTACATCGAGACGGCGGAACCGGTCGGTTCGCGTCACCTCGTGCGCAAGTTCCAGCTGGGAGTCAGCCCCGCCACGGTTCGCAACGAAATGGCGGACCTGGAGGAAGCAGGGTACTTGCACCAGCCCCATACGTCGTCCGGGCGGATCCCGTCTGACAAAGGCTACCGGTACTACGTGGACGAGCTGATGGATCGCTGGGAGCCCGGCGAGAGCGAGCGGGCCGAGGTGATGCGCCGCGTCCGGGCCGCCCGGAGAGCCGTGGAGGAAGTCATTCACGAGGCGGCGCGGCTGCTGGCCGAGACGACCAACTACGCGTCGCTGGTGGCGGCGCCGCGGATGGCGGCCAGCTTGTTCCGGCACATCGAGCTGGTGCCGCTGGACCCGAACCATGTCCTGGCGGTGGTCGTGTCGGACCCCGGCTTCGTGCAGCACCGCATCGTGGAGCTCAATCGTCCCGTGGAACCGGAAGCGTGCAGCCGCATGGCGGACGCGCTGAACCGGGTGCTGTTCGGGGTTCGCATCGGCGACATCGGGCGCGACATGCTGGGCGTTATTAAAGAAAGCGTCAACGCGCCGGCTTTGTACGACGCGGTGGCCGATCTGTTGACGGACCACCTGGCGCAGGAGGCGCCCGAGCGCGTGTACTTGGAAGGGACGCTGAATATCCTGAACCAGCCCGAGTTCCGGAACATCGAGCGCGCCCGGTCGCTCTTGGCGCTGCTGGAGACGCGCGACGCGCTGGAGCAGGTGCTCTCCGTCGGCGCCCGCTCGGGCGGGACGACCGTCATTATCGGGCACGAAAACCCGGTGGCGGAGATGCACGACTGCAGCGTGGTCGTGTCGGCGTACACGCTGGGCGGCGAAGTGGTGGGCGCCATCGGCGTGCTGGGACCGACGCGGATGGAATACTCCAAAGCCGTGGGCATGGTGCAGTACGTGGCGGAACACTTGAGCGAGACGCTGTGGGCCATGGTGCGGCGCGCCTGA
- a CDS encoding coproporphyrinogen III oxidase, which translates to MTAPARTPWRPPRGLYVHVPFCEKICHYCDFNRYLLREGGVEEYLAALEGEIRLYAAGAARDVVFDTVYIGGGTPTSLTAAQLERLLSAVFGGLRVRPGAEVTVEANPGTLTGKKLAALRSGGVNRLSLGVQSLNDELLRRLGRIHTARQARESYERARAWFDNVSVDLIYGLPGQDEEDWRATLTEIVRWRPEHVSCYGLIIEEGTLFGELHARGLLELPGEERELAMYRFAIEFLGEHGYEHYEISNWALPGRRSRHNCIYWLNGEWLGLGPGAHSQWNGLRFANVRRVDEYARLVAEGRPPLAWEEPVGEWTALEDTVILGLRLREGVDDAAFSQRFGASIAEVFPDEVRRVVELGLAEWDGRRLRLTEQGLFVSNQVFQEFIHV; encoded by the coding sequence TTGACGGCGCCCGCCCGGACGCCTTGGCGGCCCCCGCGCGGGCTGTACGTTCACGTCCCGTTCTGCGAAAAGATTTGCCACTACTGCGACTTCAACCGCTACTTGCTGCGGGAAGGCGGGGTCGAGGAATACCTGGCCGCGCTGGAGGGCGAGATTCGGCTGTACGCCGCCGGGGCCGCCCGGGACGTGGTGTTCGACACGGTCTATATCGGCGGCGGCACGCCCACGTCGCTGACGGCCGCGCAGCTGGAGCGGCTCCTCTCCGCCGTCTTCGGCGGCTTGCGCGTGCGGCCCGGCGCGGAGGTGACCGTCGAGGCCAACCCCGGCACGCTGACCGGCAAGAAACTGGCCGCGTTGCGGAGCGGCGGCGTGAACCGACTCAGCCTGGGCGTCCAGAGCCTGAACGATGAGCTGCTGCGGCGCCTCGGCCGCATCCACACGGCCCGCCAGGCCCGGGAGAGCTACGAGCGGGCCCGCGCTTGGTTCGACAACGTCAGCGTCGACCTGATCTACGGGCTGCCCGGTCAAGACGAAGAAGACTGGCGGGCGACGCTCACGGAGATCGTGCGCTGGCGGCCGGAGCATGTGTCGTGTTACGGCCTCATCATCGAGGAAGGCACGCTGTTCGGCGAGCTGCACGCGCGCGGGCTGCTGGAGCTGCCCGGCGAAGAGCGGGAGCTCGCGATGTACCGCTTCGCCATCGAGTTTCTGGGCGAGCACGGCTACGAGCACTACGAGATTTCCAACTGGGCCTTGCCCGGCCGCCGTTCGCGGCACAACTGCATCTATTGGCTCAACGGCGAGTGGCTCGGCCTCGGCCCGGGAGCGCATTCTCAATGGAACGGGCTGCGTTTCGCGAACGTGCGGCGCGTGGACGAGTACGCGCGCCTCGTGGCCGAAGGCAGGCCGCCGCTGGCCTGGGAAGAGCCCGTCGGCGAGTGGACGGCCCTGGAAGACACCGTCATCCTCGGCTTGCGGCTGCGGGAGGGCGTGGACGACGCAGCGTTCTCACAGCGGTTCGGCGCGTCCATCGCCGAGGTGTTCCCCGACGAGGTGCGGCGCGTCGTGGAACTGGGCCTCGCGGAGTGGGACGGGCGGCGGCTGCGGCTGACGGAACAGGGGTTGTTTGTGTCCAATCAGGTGTTCCAGGAGTTCATCCATGTCTAA